A single genomic interval of Agarivorans aestuarii harbors:
- a CDS encoding OsmC family protein, translating into MSEYFAIVEWQRQTDEAYTDNHYSRGHHWHFDGGQTVAASSSPHVVPLPYSVEANVDPEEAFVASLSSCHMLFFLSIAAKNRLVVDSYEDKAVGIMALNEQGKMAMTEVKLNPKVIFSGQDVSLAKLEKMHHQAHQQCFIANSVTTKVTTNIVV; encoded by the coding sequence ATGTCTGAATACTTCGCCATTGTAGAGTGGCAACGCCAAACCGATGAAGCTTATACCGACAACCATTACAGCCGAGGCCACCATTGGCACTTTGATGGCGGCCAAACTGTTGCAGCCTCGTCGTCACCGCATGTGGTGCCGCTGCCTTACTCGGTAGAAGCAAACGTTGACCCAGAAGAGGCCTTTGTTGCCTCACTGTCTAGCTGCCATATGTTATTTTTCTTATCTATCGCGGCTAAAAACCGTTTGGTAGTGGATAGCTATGAAGACAAAGCGGTAGGAATAATGGCCTTAAATGAACAAGGTAAAATGGCCATGACAGAGGTAAAGCTCAACCCTAAAGTGATTTTTTCAGGGCAAGACGTGAGCCTTGCTAAGCTTGAGAAAATGCATCATCAAGCCCATCAGCAATGTTTTATTGCTAACTCGGTGACCACAAAAGTAACAACCAATATTGTGGTTTAG
- a CDS encoding cupin domain-containing protein encodes MLNMNFDQALAIDTEQMDWLASPSAGVLRKPLEREAKESGHVTSIVQYQPESFFPEHPHPQGEEIFVLEGVFSDEHGDYPAGTYIRNPPGSKHSPFSKQGCVIFVKLNQFDARDLTQVRVNTKQTAWLPGIGGLEVMPLHEFEHEHVALVKWPAGEIFQPHRHFGGEEILVLSGEFKDEHGSYPKHTWLRSPHMSQHHPFVEQETIILVKTGHLPVDN; translated from the coding sequence ATGCTCAACATGAATTTTGACCAAGCCTTGGCGATCGATACCGAACAAATGGATTGGCTAGCTAGTCCCTCTGCTGGGGTATTGCGTAAACCGCTAGAGCGAGAAGCCAAAGAGTCTGGCCACGTGACCAGCATTGTGCAGTATCAACCAGAGTCATTTTTCCCAGAGCACCCACATCCTCAAGGTGAAGAGATATTTGTATTAGAAGGCGTGTTTTCTGATGAGCATGGCGATTACCCAGCAGGTACGTATATTCGTAATCCGCCAGGCAGCAAACATAGCCCCTTTAGCAAACAAGGCTGCGTGATATTTGTAAAGCTCAATCAGTTTGATGCTCGCGACCTTACTCAGGTAAGAGTTAACACTAAGCAAACAGCTTGGCTACCGGGGATTGGGGGCTTGGAAGTAATGCCTTTGCATGAGTTTGAACATGAACATGTTGCATTGGTTAAGTGGCCAGCCGGTGAGATTTTCCAGCCTCATCGTCATTTTGGTGGGGAAGAGATTTTAGTGCTTTCGGGAGAGTTTAAAGACGAACACGGTAGCTACCCAAAACATACTTGGCTGCGCAGCCCACACATGAGTCAGCATCATCCCTTTGTGGAGCAAGAGACTATTATCTTGGTGAAAACCGGCCATTTACCGGTAGATAACTAA
- a CDS encoding LacI family DNA-binding transcriptional regulator, whose product MSVTFKQVAELAGVSTQTVSRVTNGASNVAQETRDKVNAAIDKLGYVPNKGAQLLSGAKSKVIGLITLDVSLHGISIIANNIRIQAQLHGYGTSFAVVDEHAYQKIVTATRELKSQRIEYIIVNLPLTKDEAEQLVELFTDLHFVFIDVPNNSQVNSVSAAHHQGASEAAQLMLKQQRQRLLLITGPQDSTASTLRLQGWLSQIKHFEATVVAQLEGDWLASSGYQLTREALSNGAVIDGVLVASDQMALGVLRALHEHSLAVPQQVAVIGFDDSADSAYFYPPLTTIKQDFAAISAQAVDMLFNDSASEPPFKASVATQLIERASTQALDSKTYNKAQIEQLLQQVKNALP is encoded by the coding sequence GTGAGCGTTACATTTAAACAGGTTGCCGAGTTGGCGGGCGTATCTACACAAACGGTTTCTCGGGTAACCAACGGTGCCAGTAATGTTGCCCAAGAAACACGTGACAAAGTAAATGCCGCTATCGACAAACTTGGTTACGTGCCTAACAAAGGAGCGCAGCTATTAAGTGGGGCTAAATCTAAGGTTATTGGCTTAATTACCCTTGATGTATCGCTGCATGGCATTTCGATTATTGCCAACAACATTCGTATTCAAGCTCAATTGCATGGCTACGGCACCTCGTTTGCTGTAGTGGATGAACACGCCTACCAAAAAATCGTAACAGCGACTCGAGAGTTAAAATCACAACGTATTGAATACATTATTGTGAACCTTCCGCTTACCAAAGACGAAGCGGAACAATTGGTAGAGCTATTCACAGATCTGCACTTTGTCTTTATCGATGTTCCTAATAACAGCCAAGTGAACTCGGTGAGTGCAGCACACCACCAAGGAGCCAGTGAAGCTGCTCAGCTAATGCTTAAGCAGCAACGCCAACGTTTGTTGCTCATTACAGGCCCTCAGGATTCAACGGCTTCAACGCTGCGTTTACAAGGGTGGCTCAGCCAAATTAAGCACTTTGAGGCTACTGTGGTTGCTCAACTTGAAGGAGACTGGCTGGCCAGCAGTGGCTATCAACTTACTCGTGAAGCATTAAGCAATGGCGCAGTGATAGACGGCGTACTAGTTGCGAGTGACCAGATGGCCTTGGGAGTATTACGCGCTCTGCACGAGCATAGCCTAGCGGTACCGCAACAAGTTGCGGTAATTGGTTTTGATGACAGCGCCGATAGTGCCTACTTCTACCCTCCGCTTACCACCATTAAGCAAGATTTTGCGGCAATATCAGCCCAGGCGGTAGACATGTTGTTCAACGATTCGGCCAGCGAGCCGCCCTTTAAAGCCTCTGTAGCAACCCAGCTAATTGAGCGAGCCAGCACGCAAGCCTTAGACTCAAAAACTTACAATAAGGCACAAATAGAGCAGCTGCTACAGCAAGTTAAAAATGCATTGCCTTAG
- a CDS encoding alpha-galactosidase, translated as MSQIVHLCSKNCSLIIKLARVPEILHWGNKIEQIDEDILLSTERPISQARLDVDVPLSLCPELGSGHFNAPGIEGHRNGYDWAPVFTTTEHYSSEGCAVFTLRDDVAHLELKIEIELDYDSDVVKKRISVTNLEHTKYYLTKLSATLPLPHHANELMTFHGRWSREFQTHRQAFSHGGFMQENRRGRTSHENFPGLFAGSNNFDQQNGQVWGFHLGWSGNHQLRADVKSDGRRFVQAGELLLAGEVRLDYMQSYSTPWLYACASNTGLNGISDRFHRYVRANIIKFPENKPRPVHLNTWEGIYFEHDPEYIMKMASEAAEMGVERFIIDDGWFVGRSGERSALGDWYLDEKKYPNGLEPVIEHVNQQGMEFGLWIEPEMISKDSILFREHPEWVLELKGYHQPSGRWQYVLNLQNQDCFDYLFERLSELLTRYNIAYLKWDMNRELVQPGHVGRPAVNGQTKALYALLDKLLATHPKVEIESCSSGGGRIDFEILKRTHRFWASDCNDALERQTIQRGMSYFFPPEVMGAHIGPDESHTTRRCHHINMRGMTALSGHMGVELDPVKVASEEKQAFAHYIALHKEYRQLLHSGRSFRLNASDHRQHINGVQSDDEMLITVCQLAMPDYALPAPLRISCVEPGASYQVKLVEMPETSFQLMKQRPSWLDKTLTLSGDNLREIGLTLPILDPESALMVHLKRI; from the coding sequence ATGAGTCAGATTGTTCACCTTTGTAGCAAAAATTGCAGCCTCATTATTAAGCTGGCGCGAGTGCCAGAAATTTTGCATTGGGGCAATAAAATAGAGCAGATTGATGAAGATATTCTGCTATCGACAGAGCGGCCAATTTCACAAGCCCGTTTAGATGTGGATGTGCCTTTAAGCCTTTGCCCTGAACTGGGTAGTGGCCACTTTAATGCCCCCGGAATAGAAGGGCACCGCAATGGTTACGACTGGGCGCCGGTTTTTACCACAACGGAACATTATTCAAGTGAAGGCTGTGCAGTATTCACTTTACGAGACGACGTTGCACACTTAGAGCTTAAGATTGAAATAGAGCTTGATTACGACAGTGATGTGGTGAAAAAGCGCATTAGCGTAACCAACTTGGAACACACCAAGTACTATCTCACTAAGCTTTCCGCCACTTTGCCCTTACCGCATCACGCCAATGAGTTGATGACTTTTCATGGTCGCTGGAGCCGCGAGTTCCAAACGCACCGTCAGGCGTTCTCCCATGGTGGGTTTATGCAAGAGAACCGTCGTGGCCGTACTTCGCATGAAAACTTCCCTGGTTTGTTTGCTGGTAGCAATAACTTCGACCAGCAAAATGGTCAGGTGTGGGGCTTTCACTTAGGGTGGAGCGGTAACCATCAGTTACGTGCCGACGTAAAAAGTGATGGCCGACGTTTTGTGCAAGCTGGTGAGTTATTGTTAGCTGGCGAAGTACGTTTAGATTACATGCAAAGTTATAGCACTCCTTGGTTGTATGCCTGTGCTAGCAATACCGGTTTAAATGGTATTTCAGATCGCTTCCATCGCTATGTTCGCGCCAACATTATTAAGTTCCCTGAGAATAAACCTCGCCCAGTACACCTAAATACTTGGGAAGGGATTTATTTTGAGCACGATCCTGAATACATCATGAAAATGGCCAGCGAAGCCGCCGAAATGGGCGTGGAGCGTTTCATTATTGACGATGGTTGGTTTGTCGGTCGCAGTGGCGAGCGCAGTGCCTTAGGTGATTGGTATCTAGATGAGAAAAAATACCCTAATGGCCTAGAGCCGGTTATCGAGCATGTAAATCAACAAGGCATGGAGTTTGGTCTTTGGATTGAGCCAGAGATGATCAGTAAAGACTCTATTCTATTCCGCGAACATCCAGAGTGGGTGCTGGAGCTTAAAGGCTACCATCAACCTTCTGGCCGTTGGCAGTACGTTCTTAACCTGCAAAACCAAGATTGTTTTGATTACTTGTTTGAGCGTTTAAGTGAGCTGCTTACTCGCTACAACATCGCGTACTTAAAGTGGGATATGAACCGCGAATTAGTACAGCCAGGTCATGTTGGACGACCAGCAGTTAATGGCCAAACTAAAGCGCTATATGCCTTGTTAGACAAATTACTAGCAACACACCCTAAGGTTGAAATCGAGTCTTGCTCATCAGGCGGTGGCCGCATTGATTTTGAAATTCTAAAACGTACTCATCGTTTTTGGGCTTCAGATTGTAATGATGCATTAGAGCGTCAAACCATTCAGCGTGGCATGAGCTATTTCTTCCCGCCAGAAGTGATGGGCGCACACATCGGCCCCGACGAGAGCCATACAACCCGTCGTTGCCATCACATTAATATGCGTGGCATGACTGCATTAAGCGGACACATGGGGGTAGAGCTAGACCCAGTTAAAGTGGCTAGTGAAGAAAAACAAGCCTTTGCTCACTACATTGCGCTGCACAAAGAATATCGCCAGTTGTTACACAGTGGCCGAAGCTTTCGCTTAAATGCTTCGGATCATCGCCAACACATTAATGGTGTACAAAGTGACGACGAAATGTTGATCACGGTATGCCAGTTAGCGATGCCAGATTACGCCTTACCTGCACCCCTGCGGATTAGCTGTGTAGAGCCGGGAGCAAGCTACCAAGTTAAGTTGGTAGAAATGCCAGAGACCAGTTTCCAGTTAATGAAACAGCGCCCAAGTTGGTTAGATAAAACCCTCACTTTGAGTGGCGATAACCTGCGTGAAATTGGCTTAACCCTGCCGATCCTCGACCCCGAGTCAGCGCTAATGGTGCACCTGAAACGAATTTAG